GAAGGCTTGTTTGACGTCGGATTTGGTGGCGCCACCAGCGTTGAGACGTTTGATGGTGGCTTCTTGCATTTGGCGGGAGCTTTCAGAAGCCACGATGAGGCCGTAGCGGATCTGGCCAGCGTCGATCATGGTGCCAGCGATCTGCATTCCATTGACAACGCCGAGGCAGGCGTTGGTTACATCGAAGTCCATGCAGTTACGGGGTAGTCCGAGTTCGGCGTGGACTTTGGCGGAGATACCTGGTTCGAGGTGCGGCCTGGTCACGGAGGCGTTGATGACAAGGCCAACCTGCTCGGGGGAGATACCGGCGGTGTGGAGAGCGCGCCGGCCTGCTTCGACGGCCCCGTCGGTGAAGTCTTCGTCAGCAGGGAACCAGCGGCGTTGCTTCACTCCGGCGAGGCGTTCCAGTTGTCCGGCAACGGTGCGTGTTTCGGTGTATGCCGGTGCCAGGGCAGTGTCGAGTTCAGCCGAGGTGACGATCTCGGGGGCTTCCACGGTGGTGACCGCGAGGATGGAACAGTTCGACAGATGGTAGGAAGCGTTGCCGCTCATGGAGGGCCTTTCTGGTATGTGGAGCGCCTCGTGCGTTGGCTGTCAGGTCAGCGTTTGTGGTTCATGCCGCGGACGATGGCGTCGCCTGCGGTCTGGACGGCCTGCACGATGATGATGAGGATGACGACGGCTACGAGTGTGATGGCGGCGTCGAATCGCTGGTAGCCGTAGCGGATGGCGAAGTCGCCGACACCGCCACCGCCGATGACACCGGCCATGGTGGAGTAGCCGATAAGGGTGACAAGAGTCAGGGTGGCCCCGGAGACCAGTCCTGGCATGGATTCAGGGATGAGGACTTTGCGGACAATGGCTTTAGTGTCCGAGCCCATGACGATGGCGGCCTCGATTTTTCCGGGGTCGACTTCTCGTAGAGCTGATTCAACGACTCGGGCGTAGAAGGGAACGGCACCGACAGTCAAGGGAACAATCGCGGCGGTAGGGCCAATCGCAGAGCCGACGATGAGTCGTGTGACCGGAATGAGCGCGATGAGCAGGATCAAGAACGGCAGCGAGCGCCCAAGGTTGACCAATGCCCCGAACCCGCCGTAGACAATTTTGTTTGGGGTCAAGCCATCTGGGCTGGTCAGGCGCAGTAAGACGCCGCTGGCCAGGCCAAAAATGATAGTGAGCACGAAAGCCCAGCTGCTCATCCATAGGGTCTGGCCGAGGGCCTCCATGAGCTCGGGTATTGCGTCCTGGATCGTGGTGGTCATCGCGGCG
This region of Dermatophilus congolensis genomic DNA includes:
- a CDS encoding methionine ABC transporter permease; translated protein: MTTTIQDAIPELMEALGQTLWMSSWAFVLTIIFGLASGVLLRLTSPDGLTPNKIVYGGFGALVNLGRSLPFLILLIALIPVTRLIVGSAIGPTAAIVPLTVGAVPFYARVVESALREVDPGKIEAAIVMGSDTKAIVRKVLIPESMPGLVSGATLTLVTLIGYSTMAGVIGGGGVGDFAIRYGYQRFDAAITLVAVVILIIIVQAVQTAGDAIVRGMNHKR
- a CDS encoding 3-oxoacyl-ACP synthase III, which gives rise to MEAPEIVTSAELDTALAPAYTETRTVAGQLERLAGVKQRRWFPADEDFTDGAVEAGRRALHTAGISPEQVGLVINASVTRPHLEPGISAKVHAELGLPRNCMDFDVTNACLGVVNGMQIAGTMIDAGQIRYGLIVASESSRQMQEATIKRLNAGGATKSDVKQAFATMTLGSGAVAILIGPTDAHPEGHRLLGGITRAGTEHHRLCVGSMDGMRTEASKLFREGIDLALDAYTESAEDGWDWKDMDWYVAHQTSTAHIATLAQRLGKPLEKFPTTISEYGNIGPAAMPYTLGTFQDQFATGDRLLLMGIGSGLNASFVEVQW